In Apium graveolens cultivar Ventura unplaced genomic scaffold, ASM990537v1 ctg3117, whole genome shotgun sequence, one genomic interval encodes:
- the LOC141700954 gene encoding serine/threonine-protein kinase GRIK2-like yields the protein MFIFQEPRFYVGSGVYFQMGCCNCFGFSFRRKSKTVLRPSNCYHDQASQQLLLDEDVEEEVEEDEGDYTPNGDVTDIGNDDDFYSMVKRAEEILHYRIHKGLHCREFPVKDTYSLIRSEDDDGNKMVNEYVYVRKIAAGGYGKVVLYRNSIDGKHYAIKAFHKSHLLKLRVAPSETAMTDVLREVLIMKIVEHPNIANLVEVIDDPTTDHFYMVLEYIDGKWDWEGTSPPGSCGEIAARKYFRDVVSGLMYLHAHSIVHGDIKPENLLITSSGTVKIIDFGVSQVFEGDNDVLRRSPGTPVFTAPECCLGLTYHGKAADTWAAGATLYCMVLGNYPFLGDNLHDTYDKIVSNELFLPDNMNPLLKNLIEGLLCKDPEQRISLANVAEHPWVVAEEGPIPPYLCWCERNRIQREMMP from the exons ATGTTTATATTTCAAGAGCCGAGGTTTTATGTGGGATCAGGGGTATACTTCCAAATGGGTTGTTGCAATTGCTTTGGGTTCTCATTTAGAAGAAAGTCTAAGACAGTACTGAGGCCCAGTAATTGCTACCACGATCAAGCTTCACAGCAGTTGCTGTTGGATGAAGATGTAGAAGAGGAGGTTGAGGAAGACGAAGGTGATTATACTCCCAATGGCGATGTAACAGATATCGGGAATGATGATGATTTTTACAGTATGGTAAAACGAGCTGAAGAGATTTTACATTACAGAATTCATAAGGGATTACATTGCAGGGAGTTTCCTGTCAAGGACACTTACAGCTTGATCCGTTCAGAG GATGATGATGGGAACAAGATGGTTAATGAGTATGTATATGTACGCAAGATTGCTGCTGGTGGCTATGGCAAAGTG GTTCTGTATCGCAACAGCATCGATGGGAAGCACTATGCAATTAAG GCTTTTCACAAGTCTCATTTGCTGAAGCTGCGAGTAGCACCATCAGAGACGGCAATGACAGATGTTCTTCGCGAG GTTCTAATCATGAAAATAGTAGAGCATCCAAATATTGCAAATCTTGTGGAGGTAATTGATGATCCAACGACAGATCACTTCTACATgg TTCTCGAATACATTGATGGCAAATGGGACTGGGAGGGTACTAGTCCACCAGGTAGTTGTGGAGAAATTGCTGCCCGGAAGTATTTCCGTGATGTAGTTTCTGGCTTGATGTATCTTCATGCTCAT AGTATTGTGCACGGGGATATTAAACCTGAGAATCTATTGATTACTAGCTCTGGTACCGTAAAGATTATTGATTTCGGTGTCAGCCAGGTTTTTGAG GGTGATAATGATGTGCTTCGTCGCTCACCTGGGACTCCTGTTTTTACTGCTCCAGAGTGTTGCTTAG GTTTAACCTATCATGGGAAAGCTGCTGACACTTGGGCAGCTGGAGCAACCTTGTACTGTATGGTTTTGGGTAATTATCCATTTCTTGGAGATAATCTGCATGATACATATGACAAA ATTGTTTCCAATGAACTGTTCCTCCCGGACAATATGAACCCTTTGCTCAAAAATTTGATAGAGGGGCTTCTTTGCAAAG ATCCAGAACAGCGGATTTCACTAGCAAATGTTGCAGAGCATCCTTGGGTTGTTGCAGAAGAGGGACCCATCCCTCCGTACCTATGTTGGTGTGAACGAAATAGGATACAAAGGGAAATGATGCCATGA
- the LOC141700952 gene encoding zinc finger BED domain-containing protein RICESLEEPER 2-like: MPPPHSGLMISDTIFACLNDWGIENKITTITLDNASSNDTANRHLKDAFTLKGNLYIGGKNFHVRCCAHVLNLMVQDGLSVIGSFISNVRDSVKYLKSSSGRLHKFYDIAKHLQLNTSKKLMLDVSTRWNSTYVMLKAAIAYKDVFPRYKERDPYYQCLPSYEDWEKATKVMQFLEVFDEATTVFSGYEYPTSNVFLPEIWKIKELLLLTSVNDSRYMREMTLKMKDKFEKYWGECNLIMSIAYVLDLRYKLQLAIFCFPKIYLTEYEANRNVEMVKRCLYELYEHYVKNLVGQKFGGSNGSNNEASSSKVVSSGTNVTKSRAEFDDWAQGFDQISPQKSELDVYLEEGRYICKPGETFDALQWWKSNAIKWRVLSQLAKDILSIPVSTVASEYTFSAGGRVLDQYRSSLKPDTVQALICTSDWLRAEYKLSSTFNSCGALEYDEEGDPADALE, from the exons ATGCCCCCACCTCATAGTGGTCTCATGATCAGTGACACCATTTTTGCTTGCTTGAATGATTGGGGTATTGAGAATAAGATTACAACAATTACATTGGACAATGCGTCATCTAATGATACTGCTAATAGGCACTTGAAAGATGCTTTTACACTTAAAGGAAACTTGTATATTGGTGGCAAAAATTTTCATGTGAGGTGTTGTGCACATGTGCTTAATTTAATGGTACAAGATGGTCTTTCGGTGATTGGTAGCTTTATTTCTAATGTGAGGGACAGTGTGAAATATTTAAAGAGTTCTTCGGGTCGACTTCACAAGTTTTATGACATTGCTAAACACTTGCAATTAAACACTTCAAAGAAATTAATGTTAGATGTCTCAACCCGATGGAATAGTACGTATGTGATGTTAAAAGCTGCTATAGCTTATAAAGATGTATTTCCAAGGTATAAGGAAAGAGATCCTTATTACCAATGTCTTCCTTCTTATGAGGACTGGGAGAAAGCTACCAAGGTTATGCAATTTCTAGAGGTTTTTGATGAGGCTACAACTGTTTTTTCGGGGTATGAGTACCCTACTTCAAATGTGTTTCTTCCTGAAATTTGGAAAATAAAAGAATTGTTGTTGTTAACTTCTGTTAATGATTCACGTTATATGAGAGAAATGACTCTGAAAATGAAAGATAAGTTCGAAAAGTATTGGGGAGAGTGCAATCTGATAATGTCAATTGCTTATGTACTTGATCTGAGGTATAAGTTGCAGTTGGCTATATTTTGTTTTCCCAAAATTTACTTAACTGAGTATGAGGCTAATAGAAATGTTGAGATGGTGAAGAGATGTTTATATGAGTTGTATGAGCATTATGTGAAAAATCTTGTTGGTCAAAAGTTTGGTGGCAGTAATGGTTCCAATAATGAGGCATCAAGTAGCAAAGTTGTGAGCAGTGGTACAAATGTTACCAAAAGCAGGGCTGAGTTTGATGATTGGGCTCAAGGATTTGACCAAATATCACCCCAAAAATCTGAGTTGGATGTCTATCTTGAAGAAGGAAGGTATATATGCAAGCCCGGGGAAACATTTGATGCTTTACAGTGGTGGAAATCAAATGCCATAAAATGGAGAGTATTGTCTCAACTGGCAAAAGACATCTTGTCTATTCCTGTTAGTACTGTGGCATCTGAGTACACTTTCAGTGCAGGTGGTCGAGTACTGGATCAATATAGAAGTTCTCTAAAACCTGATACTGTACAAGCCTTAATTTGTACATCTGATTGGTTAAGAGCAGAGTATAAATTATCAAGTACTTTTAATTCTTGTGGTGCTTTG GAATATGATGAGGAAGGAGATCCAGCTGATGCATTGGAATAA
- the LOC141700953 gene encoding putative pyridoxal 5'-phosphate synthase subunit PDX2 isoform X2: protein MAVGVLALQGSFNEHIAALRRIGVRGVEIRKAEQLQNVTSLIIPGGESTTMAKLAELNNLFPALREFVKMGKPVWGTCAGLIFLADRATGQKIGGQELIGGLDCTVHRNFFGSQIQSFEADLLVPEIVLKEGGSPSFRGVFIRAPAILEVGPEVEVLADVPYPSNMNIIQEEDVESPKKAIVAVKQRNILATAFHPELTADTRWHSYFLKMTPEVDNEASSSIIIPYGGQRSYEQPKIDLPVYQ, encoded by the exons atGGCTGTGGGTGTTCTTGCTTTACAGGGATCTTTTAACGAACACATAGCAG CACTTAGAAGAATTGGAGTAAGAGGAGTAGAAATAAGAAAAGCAGAACAGTTACAAAATGTCACTTCTCTTATTATTCCTGGCGGAGAAAGTACCACCATGGCCAAGCTTGCTGAGTTGAATAATTTG TTTCCTGCTTTGCGTGAGTTTGTCAAAATGGGGAAGCCAGTTTGGGGTACTTGTGCAGGTCTTATCTTTTTGGCAGACAGAGCAACCG GGCAGAAAATTGGAGGACAGGAACTGATTGGGGGCCTTGATTGTACGGTTCATAGAAACTTCTTTGGTAGTCAG ATTCAAAGCTTTGAAGCAGATCTTTTAGTTCCAGAAATTGTGTTAAAGGAAGGTGGTTCCCCTAGTTTTCGTGGTGTTTTTATTCGTGCTCCTGCGATCCTTGAAGTAGGACCAGAAGTTGAAGTATTGGCCGACGTCCCCTACCCTTCGAACATGAATATTATCCAAGAG GAGGATGTTGAGAGTCCAAAGAAAGCAATTGTGGCTGTTAAACAAAGGAACATACTAGCAACGGCTTTCCATCCTGAGCTGACTGCTGACACTCGATG GCATAGTTACTTCTTAAAAATGACACCTGAGGTTGATAATGAGGCCTCAAGTAGCATTATCATCCCGTATGGAGGTCAGCGAAGCTATGAACAACCCAAAATTGATCTTCCTGTTTACCAGTAG
- the LOC141700953 gene encoding putative pyridoxal 5'-phosphate synthase subunit PDX2 isoform X1, which translates to MAVGVLALQGSFNEHIAALRRIGVRGVEIRKAEQLQNVTSLIIPGGESTTMAKLAELNNLFPALREFVKMGKPVWGTCAGLIFLADRATGQKIGGQELIGGLDCTVHRNFFGSQIQSFEADLLVPEIVLKEGGSPSFRGVFIRAPAILEVGPEVEVLADVPYPSNMNIIQEQEDVESPKKAIVAVKQRNILATAFHPELTADTRWHSYFLKMTPEVDNEASSSIIIPYGGQRSYEQPKIDLPVYQ; encoded by the exons atGGCTGTGGGTGTTCTTGCTTTACAGGGATCTTTTAACGAACACATAGCAG CACTTAGAAGAATTGGAGTAAGAGGAGTAGAAATAAGAAAAGCAGAACAGTTACAAAATGTCACTTCTCTTATTATTCCTGGCGGAGAAAGTACCACCATGGCCAAGCTTGCTGAGTTGAATAATTTG TTTCCTGCTTTGCGTGAGTTTGTCAAAATGGGGAAGCCAGTTTGGGGTACTTGTGCAGGTCTTATCTTTTTGGCAGACAGAGCAACCG GGCAGAAAATTGGAGGACAGGAACTGATTGGGGGCCTTGATTGTACGGTTCATAGAAACTTCTTTGGTAGTCAG ATTCAAAGCTTTGAAGCAGATCTTTTAGTTCCAGAAATTGTGTTAAAGGAAGGTGGTTCCCCTAGTTTTCGTGGTGTTTTTATTCGTGCTCCTGCGATCCTTGAAGTAGGACCAGAAGTTGAAGTATTGGCCGACGTCCCCTACCCTTCGAACATGAATATTATCCAAGAG CAGGAGGATGTTGAGAGTCCAAAGAAAGCAATTGTGGCTGTTAAACAAAGGAACATACTAGCAACGGCTTTCCATCCTGAGCTGACTGCTGACACTCGATG GCATAGTTACTTCTTAAAAATGACACCTGAGGTTGATAATGAGGCCTCAAGTAGCATTATCATCCCGTATGGAGGTCAGCGAAGCTATGAACAACCCAAAATTGATCTTCCTGTTTACCAGTAG